A window of Planctomycetota bacterium genomic DNA:
GTGCGCTCGATCCTGCGCCAGGTGTTGGACTCGCTCGACCTCCAGGGCGGCCGCGCGATCACGGGCCTCGAGACAGGGTTCTACGAACTCGACGACCTGACGCGGGGCCTTCAGAACGGAGAAATGATCGTACTGGCGTCAAGGCCGGGCGTCGGCAAAAGCGCCCTGGCCCTGAACATCGCGGAACACGTCGCGGTGGACCTCGAAAAGCCGGTGGCGTTCTTCAGCATCGAAATGAGCCGCGAGTCGCTCGCGCTGCGGCTGCTTTCGTCGCGGGCGCGGGTGGATGGCCAACGGCTGCGCAAAGGGACGCTCTCGAACGACGAGGCCGCGAAGGTGCGGGACGCGGCGTCGAGGCTCTATGAGGTGCCCCTCTACATCGACGACCAGCCGGGCCTGCGCATCATCGACCTGAGGGCGAAGGCGCGTCGGCTGGTGGCACGCCACAAGATCGAACTGATCATCGTTGACTACCTTCAGTTGATGACGACCGGCCAGCGAGAGGAAAACCGCCAGGTCGAAGTGGCCAGCATCAGCCGGGGCATCAAGTCGCTGGCAAGGGAACTGAACGTCCCGGTTCTGGCCCTCTCGCAACTCCGCCGCGAGAGCGAACAGGAGGAACGCATGCCGCGATTGTCGGACCTCCGCGAATCCGGCGCCATCGAACAGGACGCCGACGTCGTCATGCTCCTCCATCGCGAAGAGATGCGCCGTGTTCCCGGATCGGAGGAATATGAGAAAGTCAAAGGGACGGCGGACCTCCTCCTTGCCAAGCAACGGAACGGGCCGATGGGGAAAATTTCTTTGACGTGGCTCTGGCACTACACGCGGTTCGAGCCGTTCTCGCCGCGCGAAGGTCCGGGGCCGGCTGAGGCGGCGCCGTACGGAGCGGCGGGCGTGGCGGCAGGCGAAGAAGACGAAGCGCCGTATTAGACCCCGGAGGGGTGAGCGGTCGGGCGCCGCATAAGGCGAATCCAAAGGCCGCATCGTGAGAATGCCGGCGATGCCGAAAGAGATTGGGCTTGACGGGAGCCGTTCGCCCGATAAGATAAGTACAGGATCGCGGGGTGGAGCAGTCAGGTAGCTCGTCGGGCTCATAACCCGAAGGTCGCAGGTTCGAATCCTGCCCCCGCTACCA
This region includes:
- the dnaB gene encoding replicative DNA helicase, with protein sequence MPDDSLADKALPHSIETEMAVLGAMMMEPEATGLSLEYLDEDCFYHPAHRTLFRFLKAGFENNRPLDGVLLEQALRDAGQLDEIGGRQYLVDVYNSVASAANAEYYARVVKDKSLLRGLIQAAGDILRDARTAGDDVDDVLDRSEQRIFEVTERKIVGEAANVRSILRQVLDSLDLQGGRAITGLETGFYELDDLTRGLQNGEMIVLASRPGVGKSALALNIAEHVAVDLEKPVAFFSIEMSRESLALRLLSSRARVDGQRLRKGTLSNDEAAKVRDAASRLYEVPLYIDDQPGLRIIDLRAKARRLVARHKIELIIVDYLQLMTTGQREENRQVEVASISRGIKSLARELNVPVLALSQLRRESEQEERMPRLSDLRESGAIEQDADVVMLLHREEMRRVPGSEEYEKVKGTADLLLAKQRNGPMGKISLTWLWHYTRFEPFSPREGPGPAEAAPYGAAGVAAGEEDEAPY